One genomic segment of Hordeum vulgare subsp. vulgare chromosome 2H, MorexV3_pseudomolecules_assembly, whole genome shotgun sequence includes these proteins:
- the LOC123426600 gene encoding uncharacterized protein LOC123426600 isoform X1: protein MAGAGTKYKSMAHLPAAWPWRLFSPSQFPPSHLMAVEPPPSDHHGDPSTPGGLGYFHLRLLGPVASLFLLRSDRLYSLSFSRRRGYRLRLIASPARRHRRLRRRRDLLLSTSGCVLRLTHCFSSPDAVRVNGLPLHGGGGPVDLAVGDEVSLLLLGSRYGFVAEKFVSCERGGKVAGSCEEVLVLRAESLRKRLRAISESQDPLSFLRDSHCAHAGVKKAREDGDLLCQGNPINSVPQENLRQQECNFDQVRLEHQPDVTMEDTVRLPQRRAGCDDVELKGCSNGNVEQDHTESCYSDGSTFFLNRLTGIRPEMRAEQHSGVTLPQLLHPVGSLLRVFIATFTSDISWFLDYCKIPQYLPVTIACHNKDRCWSANSESRTAAPFENHPNILLVYPRFPEVIAFGKDRKNQGVACHHPKLIVLQREDSMRVIISSANLVPRQWHLITNTVWWQDFPCRTSPDYSALFSAFEGPKSDFAAQLVSFIGSLINEVPSQAYWINEIARYDFEGAGGYLVASVPGLYMPSPCYLESNYCLSEKQIIHTKSSRRMFLGSVQTSVVGLSHRFHIPSDAGSQLKALSVFLGKCRENMHGTTEVILKRNTNIPADANAVSVLVADLDKFCEEDSVQLGFLPREVAKWVSPLSDTGFFKFSGFIYPREALEAAFGATNTKVQLLLYISKGPEFSQISGLIQDEHLPSLCSLAASLKRNPGLWRLEEVLSHFKWPETLETDFMYSASSIGTSINPQFIAHFASATGKRSNHDVDSEESDPEWGGWTARHELKKPSISLLFPTIDRVKSAACGIQLSRYLLSLPEKTWQRLRSTGIFHDAIPHPHDRIGHPMHVKVAQRRFRSRLGGHSFGWTYCGSHNFSPAAWGQPLRPPSKPNPTDATRGTPSGSRLHVCNYELGIILIAPPPGMSKEGNGRRHGIDGISLPFVIPAPQYKYSDRPATPLAMRQAVSEACIPQSDLSEETDEDIPDEDDEHVVELSDCCPEEKEEEKIYAETLWGQVDSSQSQGKDS, encoded by the exons ATGGCGGGAGCAGGTACAAAATATAAATCCATGGCTCATCTTCCCGCCGCCTGGCCTTGGCGGCTCTTCTCCCCTTCCCAGTTCCCTCCCTCACACCTCATGGCGGTGGAGCCGCCACCCAGCGACCACCACGGCGACCCATCTACTCCTGGCGGCCTGGGCTACTTCCATCTCCGCCTCCTCGGCCCCGTCGCGTCACTCTTCCTGCTCCGCTCGGACCGCCTCTATTCCCTCTCCTTTTCCCGCCGCCGGGGCTACCGCCTCCGCCTCATCGCGTCCCCTGCACGTCGCCACaggcgcctccgccgccgccgcgatcTTCTGCTCAGCACTTCCGGCTGCGTCCTCCGCCTCACCCACTGCTTCTCCAGTCCCGACGCCGTGCGCGTCAATGGGCTGCCCCtccacggcggcggcggcccggTCGATCTGGCCGTGGGCGACGAGGTCTCGCTGCTCCTCCTCGGCTCCAGGTACGGATTTGTGGCGGAGAAATTTGTCTCTTGTGAAAGGGGTGGCAAGGTAGCGGGGTCCTGCGAGGAGGTTCTTGTGCTGAGGGCAGAGTCGCTCCGGAAGCGGCTAAGAGCGATCTCGGAGAGCCAGGACCCTCTTTCTTTCTTGAGGGACTCACACTGTGCACACGCCGGAGTGAAAAAAGCGAGAGAAGATGGTGATTTATTGTGCCAGGGCAATCCAATTAACTCTGTTCCCCAGGAGAATTTGCGGCAACAAGAATGCAATTTTGATCAGGTCAGATTGGAACACCAACCTGATGTTACAATGGAAGATACTGTTCGGTTGCCTCAAAGAAGAGCAGGATGCGACGATGTAGAGCTCAAAGGATGCAGCAATGGGAATGTAGAGCAGGATCACACGGAGAGTTGCTACTCAGATGGGAGCACATTCTTCCTGAACCGCCTCACCGGCATAAGACCTGAAATGCGAGCGGAGCAACACAGTGGAGTGACCCTTCCACAGCTTCTCCACCCTGTCGGCAGCTTGTTGCGAGTGTTTATAGCAACGTTCACCTCTGACATTTCCTG GTTCCTGGACTACTGTAAAATTCCCCAGTACCTGCCAGTAACAATAGCTTGCCACAACAAGGACAGATGCTGGAGTGCAAATAGTGAAAGTAGAACTGCAGCTCCTTTCGAAAACCATCCTAATATACTTCTAGT ATACCCCCGATTTCCGGAAGTGATAGCATTTGGAAAGGATAGGAAGAATCAAGGAGTTGCATGCCATCATCCAAAGCTCATAGTGTTACAGAGAGAGGACAGCATGCGTGTTATTATTTCTTCAGCTAACTTGGTACCTAGACAG TGGCATCTCATAACAAACACAGTGTGGTGGCAAGACTTCCCCTGTAGGACATCCCCCGATTATTCGGCTCTTTTTAGTGCATTTGAGGGACCAAAATCTGATTTTGCTGCTCAGTTAGTTTCATTCATAGGATCCCTTATCAATGAAGTCCCTAGCCAAGCATATTGGATAAATGAGATAGCAAGGTATGATTTTGAAGGAGCTGGTGGGTACCTTGTTGCTTCAGTACCAGGGTTGTATATGCCAAGTCCTTGTTATTTGGAGTCCAATTATTGCCTTTCA GAAAAACAGATTATACATACAAAATCGTCACGCAGAATGTTCCTTGGTTCTGTGCAAACATCTGTAGTTGGTTTATCCCATCGGTTTCACATACCATCTGATGCCGGCTCACAACTGAAAGCCTTGTCTGTATTTCTTGGAAAATGCCGTGAAAACATGCATGGAACTACAGAAGTGATCTTGAAAAGAAATACAAATATACCTGCAGATGCTAATGCTGTGAGTGTCCTTGTTGCTGATCTGGATAAATTCTGTGAGGAAG ATTCTGTCCAACTTGGTTTCTTGCCTAGAGAGGTTGCGAAATGGGTATCTCCCCTTAGTGACACGGGTTTCTTCAAATTTTCTGGATTTATCTACCCTAGGGAAGCCCTGGAAGCTGCATTTGGAGCAACTAACACAAAAGTGCAGTTGCTTCTATATATATCGAAG GGCCCGGAGTTTTCTCAAATTTCAGGGCTAATCCAGGATGAGCATCTTCCTTCATTGTGCTCACTAGCAGCGTCCCTGAAAAGGAACCCTGGGCTTTGGCGCTTAGAAGAG GTATTATCACACTTTAAGTGGCCTGAAACACTGGAGACTGATTTTATGTACA GTGCTTCATCCATTGGGACTTCTATTAATCCACAGTTCATTGCACACTTCGCTTCAGCGACAGGTAaacgatccaatcacgatgttGACTCCGAAGAATCTGATCCAGAG TGGGGTGGCTGGACAGCACGCCATGAGCTAAAGAAGCCGTCAATCAGTTTGTTATTTCCAACAATTGACAGGGTGAAAAGCGCGGCTTGTGGAATTCAGTTGTCCAGATATTTGCTTTCTCTACCTGAG AAAACGTGGCAAAGATTGAGATCTACTGGCATATTTCATGATGCAATCCCACATCCACATGATAGGATAGGGCATCCTATGCATGTTAAG GTTGCTCAGAGGCGATTCCGGTCTCGGCTAGGCGGCCATTCATTTGGCTGGACTTACTGTGGATCTCACAATTTTAGCCCAGCTGCCTGGGGACAACCGTTGCGCCCTCCGTCCAAACCAAATCCTACTGATGCCACCAGAGGAACTCCTTCTGGGTCAAGGCTGCACGTTTGCAACTATGAGCTGGGCATCATTCTCATTGCCCCGCCGCCAGGCATGTCAAAGGAGGGCAATGGAAGGAGGCATGGGATTGATGGCATATCCCTCCCATTTGTCATCCCTGCACCACAATACAAGTACAGTGATAGGCCTGCGACACCGCTGGCTATGCGACAAGCCGTGTCCGAAGCTTGTATTCCACAGAGCGACTTGTCGGAAGAGACTGATGAGGATATACCAGATGAAGATGACGAGCATGTGGTTGAGCTATCTGACTGTTGTCCTgaagagaaagaagaggagaagatctATGCAGAGACTCTATGGGGGCAGGTGGATTCTTCGCAGAGCCAGGGAAAAGATTCCTGA
- the LOC123426600 gene encoding uncharacterized protein LOC123426600 isoform X2, with translation MAGAGTKYKSMAHLPAAWPWRLFSPSQFPPSHLMAVEPPPSDHHGDPSTPGGLGYFHLRLLGPVASLFLLRSDRLYSLSFSRRRGYRLRLIASPARRHRRLRRRRDLLLSTSGCVLRLTHCFSSPDAVRVNGLPLHGGGGPVDLAVGDEVSLLLLGSRYGFVAEKFVSCERGGKVAGSCEEVLVLRAESLRKRLRAISESQDPLSFLRDSHCAHAGVKKAREDGDLLCQGNPINSVPQENLRQQECNFDQVRLEHQPDVTMEDTVRLPQRRAGCDDVELKGCSNGNVEQDHTESCYSDGSTFFLNRLTGIRPEMRAEQHSGVTLPQLLHPVGSLLRVFIATFTSDISWFLDYCKIPQYLPVTIACHNKDRCWSANSESRTAAPFENHPNILLVYPRFPEVIAFGKDRKNQGVACHHPKLIVLQREDSMRVIISSANLVPRQWHLITNTVWWQDFPCRTSPDYSALFSAFEGPKSDFAAQLVSFIGSLINEVPSQAYWINEIARYDFEGAGGYLVASVPGLYMPSPCYLESNYCLSEKQIIHTKSSRRMFLGSVQTSVVGLSHRFHIPSDAGSQLKALSVFLGKCRENMHGTTEVILKRNTNIPADANAVSVLVADLDKFCEEDSVQLGFLPREVAKWVSPLSDTGFFKFSGFIYPREALEAAFGATNTKVQLLLYISKGPEFSQISGLIQDEHLPSLCSLAASLKRNPGLWRLEEVLSHFKWPETLETDFMYSASSIGTSINPQFIAHFASATGKRSNHDVDSEESDPEWGGWTARHELKKPSISLLFPTIDRVKSAACGIQLSRYLLSLPEKTWQRLRSTGIFHDAIPHPHDRIGHPMHVKHM, from the exons ATGGCGGGAGCAGGTACAAAATATAAATCCATGGCTCATCTTCCCGCCGCCTGGCCTTGGCGGCTCTTCTCCCCTTCCCAGTTCCCTCCCTCACACCTCATGGCGGTGGAGCCGCCACCCAGCGACCACCACGGCGACCCATCTACTCCTGGCGGCCTGGGCTACTTCCATCTCCGCCTCCTCGGCCCCGTCGCGTCACTCTTCCTGCTCCGCTCGGACCGCCTCTATTCCCTCTCCTTTTCCCGCCGCCGGGGCTACCGCCTCCGCCTCATCGCGTCCCCTGCACGTCGCCACaggcgcctccgccgccgccgcgatcTTCTGCTCAGCACTTCCGGCTGCGTCCTCCGCCTCACCCACTGCTTCTCCAGTCCCGACGCCGTGCGCGTCAATGGGCTGCCCCtccacggcggcggcggcccggTCGATCTGGCCGTGGGCGACGAGGTCTCGCTGCTCCTCCTCGGCTCCAGGTACGGATTTGTGGCGGAGAAATTTGTCTCTTGTGAAAGGGGTGGCAAGGTAGCGGGGTCCTGCGAGGAGGTTCTTGTGCTGAGGGCAGAGTCGCTCCGGAAGCGGCTAAGAGCGATCTCGGAGAGCCAGGACCCTCTTTCTTTCTTGAGGGACTCACACTGTGCACACGCCGGAGTGAAAAAAGCGAGAGAAGATGGTGATTTATTGTGCCAGGGCAATCCAATTAACTCTGTTCCCCAGGAGAATTTGCGGCAACAAGAATGCAATTTTGATCAGGTCAGATTGGAACACCAACCTGATGTTACAATGGAAGATACTGTTCGGTTGCCTCAAAGAAGAGCAGGATGCGACGATGTAGAGCTCAAAGGATGCAGCAATGGGAATGTAGAGCAGGATCACACGGAGAGTTGCTACTCAGATGGGAGCACATTCTTCCTGAACCGCCTCACCGGCATAAGACCTGAAATGCGAGCGGAGCAACACAGTGGAGTGACCCTTCCACAGCTTCTCCACCCTGTCGGCAGCTTGTTGCGAGTGTTTATAGCAACGTTCACCTCTGACATTTCCTG GTTCCTGGACTACTGTAAAATTCCCCAGTACCTGCCAGTAACAATAGCTTGCCACAACAAGGACAGATGCTGGAGTGCAAATAGTGAAAGTAGAACTGCAGCTCCTTTCGAAAACCATCCTAATATACTTCTAGT ATACCCCCGATTTCCGGAAGTGATAGCATTTGGAAAGGATAGGAAGAATCAAGGAGTTGCATGCCATCATCCAAAGCTCATAGTGTTACAGAGAGAGGACAGCATGCGTGTTATTATTTCTTCAGCTAACTTGGTACCTAGACAG TGGCATCTCATAACAAACACAGTGTGGTGGCAAGACTTCCCCTGTAGGACATCCCCCGATTATTCGGCTCTTTTTAGTGCATTTGAGGGACCAAAATCTGATTTTGCTGCTCAGTTAGTTTCATTCATAGGATCCCTTATCAATGAAGTCCCTAGCCAAGCATATTGGATAAATGAGATAGCAAGGTATGATTTTGAAGGAGCTGGTGGGTACCTTGTTGCTTCAGTACCAGGGTTGTATATGCCAAGTCCTTGTTATTTGGAGTCCAATTATTGCCTTTCA GAAAAACAGATTATACATACAAAATCGTCACGCAGAATGTTCCTTGGTTCTGTGCAAACATCTGTAGTTGGTTTATCCCATCGGTTTCACATACCATCTGATGCCGGCTCACAACTGAAAGCCTTGTCTGTATTTCTTGGAAAATGCCGTGAAAACATGCATGGAACTACAGAAGTGATCTTGAAAAGAAATACAAATATACCTGCAGATGCTAATGCTGTGAGTGTCCTTGTTGCTGATCTGGATAAATTCTGTGAGGAAG ATTCTGTCCAACTTGGTTTCTTGCCTAGAGAGGTTGCGAAATGGGTATCTCCCCTTAGTGACACGGGTTTCTTCAAATTTTCTGGATTTATCTACCCTAGGGAAGCCCTGGAAGCTGCATTTGGAGCAACTAACACAAAAGTGCAGTTGCTTCTATATATATCGAAG GGCCCGGAGTTTTCTCAAATTTCAGGGCTAATCCAGGATGAGCATCTTCCTTCATTGTGCTCACTAGCAGCGTCCCTGAAAAGGAACCCTGGGCTTTGGCGCTTAGAAGAG GTATTATCACACTTTAAGTGGCCTGAAACACTGGAGACTGATTTTATGTACA GTGCTTCATCCATTGGGACTTCTATTAATCCACAGTTCATTGCACACTTCGCTTCAGCGACAGGTAaacgatccaatcacgatgttGACTCCGAAGAATCTGATCCAGAG TGGGGTGGCTGGACAGCACGCCATGAGCTAAAGAAGCCGTCAATCAGTTTGTTATTTCCAACAATTGACAGGGTGAAAAGCGCGGCTTGTGGAATTCAGTTGTCCAGATATTTGCTTTCTCTACCTGAG AAAACGTGGCAAAGATTGAGATCTACTGGCATATTTCATGATGCAATCCCACATCCACATGATAGGATAGGGCATCCTATGCATGTTAAG CATATGTAG